One window of the Natronomonas marina genome contains the following:
- a CDS encoding DNA methyltransferase, whose amino-acid sequence MSRQTRATCDSEVELSTLASGMAKQHERYQDALQELIDNSVSSVVKNEAYFDDPETPIKIVITLRRTENTVRTTIADNGPGISREALQNEIFRTGNKKESNGILNNVGWGLKASLAWFEETLSQANPTPESEWFTLVTQASGSERYRVDGPITADLPISRADDDAWIDGLGIGNHSLGEYESGTRVHVSCSRPKFDNDVWPSAKSLEIKAQTLRELLGVKFRRLLSVHSENEIYIDYEDETNGKSGSLPVIPIFPKYVSNDQDPPTPYAEDSFEIEGDDGAVYQVEFERGTLDFDAMTSELADDYPGLFTTSGRFRTRFRPNQSKQGVDIYANGRILMTSVFTDLFDLIRNNEYNYFGGEVRIFPKEGTDEVPTDNKKVRVDTNSTLWQNLCEILSSDEYQPEGKRYDEAYDESELETETTTTGEVDSTEPSSGAADIGPSIDTSSLSAADDLFEIHQQDSMKLEETLRGFDDVPDEGGFVDATLTSPPYFDLKDYGYEAEEQLGQSGSYDQYLEEMREVFQQVYNVTKDSGTLWVVVNTFKNNGEIVQLPNDIASICQNLSGIDQCPECGSSLRLDQLDHQLTCRECDYTHNRKSDSWLLQDIVIWNKTRALPYNSDGQFRNVFEYILCFSKTDSFEFDVDKTRIADPTQFKQWWVEYPERYHPRGKVPDNIWEHVTPPQGSFGGIDSLDHPAPFPTALVERILRLTTKQDSIALDPFAGSGTVPAVADIMGRRSIGFELSPKYCEAYNSVKNEISEKYGDRLRSQTSEQQEDLAKVIGGLRQIKHIRELLRKHGKESNGGSHDDLTIHTAFHLCREINVRSTDQDRFIDSDIYYIVDDDLNEELQSNLQQSLRSIAADGISASYGINPTINVYSTSEFLEQAITQSEMSSIGDLYVYEGGRHYDYKEKISLSDWVERAVGTNKWRQEFAQKEWPPIVSNVGLSVDNPRRGGSQEGSKDETADQIEILGIDELALS is encoded by the coding sequence ATGAGTCGTCAGACCAGGGCGACCTGCGATTCCGAGGTAGAACTCTCCACGTTGGCCTCGGGAATGGCAAAGCAGCACGAAAGGTATCAGGATGCGCTCCAGGAACTAATCGACAACTCGGTCTCGTCCGTGGTGAAGAACGAGGCATACTTCGATGATCCGGAGACCCCGATTAAGATAGTAATCACGCTTCGACGCACCGAGAACACTGTCCGAACGACTATTGCCGATAATGGACCAGGTATCAGCAGGGAAGCTCTTCAGAATGAAATCTTCCGAACCGGGAACAAGAAGGAATCCAACGGTATCCTGAACAACGTTGGCTGGGGTCTGAAAGCCAGCCTTGCTTGGTTCGAGGAAACTCTGTCGCAGGCTAATCCCACACCCGAGAGCGAATGGTTTACACTGGTAACCCAGGCCAGTGGATCAGAGAGATACCGGGTTGACGGGCCTATCACCGCGGATCTGCCTATCTCTCGCGCCGATGATGACGCCTGGATTGATGGGTTAGGTATCGGTAATCACAGCCTTGGTGAATACGAAAGTGGAACCCGTGTTCACGTCAGCTGTAGCCGACCCAAGTTCGATAACGACGTCTGGCCATCAGCCAAATCACTCGAAATCAAAGCACAGACACTACGAGAGCTGCTCGGAGTCAAGTTCCGTCGGCTGCTCTCCGTTCACTCTGAGAACGAGATATACATCGACTACGAGGATGAGACCAACGGGAAGAGCGGCTCTTTACCTGTTATTCCAATCTTCCCCAAGTACGTGTCGAACGATCAAGACCCGCCGACACCTTACGCGGAGGATTCGTTTGAAATAGAGGGTGATGACGGTGCAGTGTATCAGGTAGAGTTCGAACGCGGAACGCTTGATTTCGACGCGATGACCAGTGAGCTGGCCGACGACTATCCTGGTCTCTTCACTACAAGTGGACGGTTCAGAACCAGATTCAGACCCAACCAGTCCAAGCAGGGTGTCGATATCTATGCTAATGGCCGTATCTTGATGACCTCGGTATTCACTGATCTTTTCGACCTAATCAGGAATAACGAGTACAACTATTTCGGGGGTGAGGTCCGTATCTTCCCGAAGGAAGGGACGGACGAGGTTCCAACGGACAATAAAAAGGTTCGCGTCGATACCAACAGCACATTATGGCAGAACCTGTGTGAAATCCTCTCCAGCGACGAATACCAGCCAGAGGGGAAGCGGTATGACGAAGCATATGACGAGTCCGAGTTGGAGACTGAAACCACCACAACTGGAGAGGTAGACTCTACGGAGCCCTCCTCGGGAGCGGCTGATATTGGCCCCTCTATCGATACGTCCAGTCTTTCCGCTGCTGATGACCTTTTTGAAATCCACCAGCAGGATTCGATGAAGCTGGAGGAGACTCTTCGAGGGTTCGATGATGTTCCCGATGAAGGCGGTTTTGTCGATGCAACGTTGACTTCGCCGCCGTACTTCGACCTCAAGGATTATGGGTATGAAGCGGAGGAGCAGCTGGGTCAAAGCGGTTCATACGACCAGTATCTTGAGGAGATGCGAGAGGTCTTCCAGCAGGTATACAACGTTACCAAAGACTCCGGGACTCTCTGGGTGGTGGTGAACACGTTCAAGAACAACGGTGAAATCGTCCAACTCCCTAACGATATTGCTTCTATTTGCCAGAACTTATCAGGGATAGATCAATGTCCTGAGTGTGGCTCTTCGCTGCGACTAGACCAGCTTGATCATCAACTCACCTGCCGTGAATGTGACTACACCCATAACCGTAAGTCGGATTCGTGGCTGCTGCAAGATATCGTTATCTGGAACAAGACCCGGGCCTTACCCTACAACAGCGACGGCCAGTTCAGGAACGTCTTCGAGTACATCCTGTGCTTCAGCAAAACCGATTCCTTCGAGTTTGACGTTGACAAGACACGTATAGCAGATCCGACACAGTTCAAGCAGTGGTGGGTCGAATATCCGGAAAGATATCATCCACGAGGTAAGGTCCCGGACAATATCTGGGAGCACGTAACCCCTCCTCAGGGTTCATTTGGCGGGATTGATTCACTGGATCATCCAGCACCGTTCCCCACTGCGCTTGTGGAGCGAATTCTACGCTTGACCACGAAACAGGATTCGATAGCGCTCGACCCGTTTGCCGGGTCGGGAACGGTACCTGCTGTGGCCGACATTATGGGACGTCGCTCTATCGGCTTCGAGCTGAGCCCAAAGTATTGTGAGGCATATAACTCGGTCAAGAATGAGATCTCAGAGAAGTACGGGGATCGGCTTCGGTCTCAGACATCTGAGCAACAGGAAGATCTGGCGAAGGTGATCGGAGGTCTACGGCAAATAAAGCATATCCGTGAACTTCTTCGGAAACACGGAAAGGAGTCGAATGGTGGTTCGCACGATGATCTGACTATCCACACTGCTTTCCACCTTTGTCGGGAGATAAACGTCCGATCAACTGATCAGGATCGGTTTATCGACTCGGATATCTACTATATTGTTGACGACGATCTGAACGAGGAACTTCAATCCAATCTTCAGCAAAGCCTACGGTCGATTGCAGCCGACGGGATCAGTGCCTCTTACGGAATCAATCCGACTATCAACGTATATTCTACCAGCGAATTTCTTGAACAGGCAATAACACAATCTGAGATGTCGTCTATTGGCGATCTGTATGTCTACGAGGGGGGACGGCATTACGATTACAAGGAGAAGATTAGCCTGTCTGATTGGGTCGAACGGGCTGTCGGGACGAACAAATGGAGACAGGAATTCGCCCAGAAGGAGTGGCCGCCGATTGTGAGCAACGTTGGTCTTTCTGTGGACAATCCGCGTCGCGGGGGAAGTCAAGAAGGAAGTAAAGATGAGACTGCAGATCAGATAGAGATTCTTGGAATCGACGAGTTAGCCCTCAGTTAG
- a CDS encoding DNA-methyltransferase: MGETSDSVFDIHQADARNLKSELEKWFESTDGVVDAIITSPPYADMQDYGDQEGQIGEQLYEDFLEDLRTIFKQCYNVASDESTLWIVTDTFRRNNRIVRPPFDIADELENLEKRRLCPDEDCNGRLQRDRGTGILHCDICGEEVNPLDESWQLKDHLIWNKQRTRPWRKKGQLRNIYEHISMYAKTDDYKYNADSIRIQDTDEFGRWWVNYPERYHPKGKLPENIWEFPIPKQGEWGPKLNYHPSPFPEPLVERIIKLATDPGDTVLDPFAGVGSTLAVAERLNRRPIGFELNEEFIEHYHNHVLPSVGKQKTEQQTLVDEDSRHNLEYLIWTLRIHKYAFRLQRELVSNEEIGIQREDFNSVLAVTDPETIGTDTRPQTQLYYLGTDKVRNLKDTFDQAAENLISANRGSGDYYEVDFELNAYPVEDWFEGTVSQVLDLSSIDHLYVYSDGVHHWYQAEITFDQWKSMVANSEWKRYQSTHWTPLVSNLGIQVENPQQEVEKVDKHQTVLRNFNEDV; this comes from the coding sequence ATGGGTGAGACTTCGGATTCCGTCTTTGATATCCATCAAGCTGATGCGCGGAATCTAAAATCTGAGCTCGAAAAATGGTTTGAATCAACTGATGGAGTGGTAGATGCAATCATTACTTCGCCTCCTTACGCCGATATGCAGGACTACGGCGACCAGGAAGGACAAATAGGCGAACAACTGTATGAGGACTTTCTAGAAGACCTACGTACCATTTTCAAGCAGTGCTACAATGTGGCCTCTGACGAGAGTACACTGTGGATTGTCACAGATACCTTTCGTCGGAACAACCGTATTGTCCGTCCTCCGTTCGATATCGCTGATGAGTTGGAAAATCTGGAAAAGCGCCGTCTCTGTCCTGACGAAGACTGTAATGGCCGGCTTCAGCGCGACAGAGGAACCGGAATACTGCACTGCGACATCTGTGGTGAAGAGGTCAATCCTCTCGATGAATCTTGGCAGCTGAAAGATCATCTTATATGGAACAAGCAACGGACGCGTCCCTGGCGAAAAAAAGGCCAGCTACGGAACATCTACGAACATATCTCGATGTACGCCAAGACGGATGACTACAAATACAACGCTGACTCCATCCGTATTCAAGATACAGACGAATTCGGCCGATGGTGGGTAAATTACCCAGAGAGATACCATCCGAAAGGAAAATTACCTGAGAACATATGGGAGTTTCCGATCCCCAAACAGGGAGAGTGGGGGCCCAAACTCAACTACCATCCTAGCCCGTTTCCGGAACCTCTCGTCGAACGAATCATCAAATTAGCCACCGACCCCGGCGACACCGTCTTAGACCCGTTTGCCGGCGTTGGATCCACACTGGCAGTGGCGGAACGACTAAACCGTCGTCCGATTGGATTCGAACTCAATGAAGAGTTCATTGAACACTATCATAATCACGTCCTACCTTCGGTGGGTAAGCAGAAGACCGAACAGCAAACCCTAGTTGATGAGGACTCTAGACACAATCTCGAATACCTGATCTGGACACTTCGAATTCACAAATACGCTTTCCGACTACAAAGAGAACTGGTTAGCAACGAAGAAATCGGCATCCAACGGGAAGATTTCAACTCTGTGTTGGCGGTGACTGACCCGGAAACTATCGGTACCGATACCCGGCCCCAGACACAGCTGTACTACCTCGGCACCGACAAAGTCCGAAATCTCAAAGACACATTCGATCAAGCAGCAGAAAACTTGATCTCTGCAAACAGGGGGTCTGGAGACTATTACGAAGTTGACTTCGAACTAAACGCATATCCCGTCGAGGACTGGTTCGAAGGGACTGTTTCCCAAGTACTCGATCTCTCTTCTATTGATCATCTATATGTCTATTCTGACGGTGTCCACCACTGGTATCAAGCCGAAATCACGTTCGACCAGTGGAAATCGATGGTCGCTAACAGCGAGTGGAAACGATACCAGAGTACTCACTGGACACCCCTTGTCTCGAATCTTGGTATCCAAGTTGAAAATCCTCAACAGGAGGTCGAGAAGGTTGATAAACACCAGACGGTACTTAGAAATTTTAATGAGGATGTATGA
- a CDS encoding ATP-binding protein, with protein sequence MNTTCGNCHFFARVRALLFGFIWWEVATTLKNYTEGTADDILVFFEGTAPYRLSMSTQRQSRGGYFNIYDTETGSRSLSSPHLIPARESWRVGESMSNTGNSEAINTESDLQQLKPLLAKQHDNYREMLQEPIDNSISATVENELYYNDPEPFMIQLDFERRPETCRVIVSDAGCGMSREVIRDYVFSTGDTNYSDGILNNIGAGLKASICWCEESLSSAQGPSGYDNRFHVLSREPDEDQYQRVDGPVERGIEVYNSDDTELWEEGADELPQTEHGTRVHLTCAVQDFNEGVAPRATNLETKIRYLQEELGVRFQHLLNAHEDNSIIITYRDIEDGDIVDEDTLEVTPIEPRFKAKPSDTDVGEITDYNSFEDFGEAVAGISTEDIGSEQYGWHTTTISFDNTGETFYVSYEYGELDLDAMFEETNAEGRNLKITSPSTKGFRWRYKRNQEGTGIDVYGNGRILNSAEWPFDLTYNNQYNGYCGMLRVIPADPEQYELPTTNDKTGVEKSSDLWQELSEWLNDSKRTPVATYEEGGSGSGGGSGGSGTSGSSGGSGGGGGSGGSGTSGSSGGSGGGGGSGGSGGGGGSGGSGGGGGSGGSGTSGSSGGSGGGGGSGGSGTSGSSGGSGGGGGSGGSGGGGGSGGSGDSGSSSGGDTDNRIQTVISKVRDGGGENIQRNSEVEEVIIDLISQHPGAGDVLHIVVDGNATPEDIYRAMLYQDHYKRTSDDYEGTVIWATDASEIAQRDIESVKSRNDEHGDPYSIQLNID encoded by the coding sequence ATGAACACAACCTGCGGCAACTGCCACTTTTTCGCCCGTGTCCGGGCACTTTTGTTCGGATTTATCTGGTGGGAAGTGGCAACAACTTTGAAGAACTACACCGAGGGCACGGCAGATGATATTCTTGTATTTTTCGAAGGCACCGCTCCTTATCGGCTTTCGATGAGCACACAAAGACAAAGTAGGGGGGGCTATTTCAACATATATGATACTGAAACCGGCTCGCGTTCGCTCTCCAGTCCACACCTCATCCCCGCTAGGGAGAGTTGGAGGGTGGGTGAAAGCATGAGCAATACTGGTAATTCCGAGGCGATCAATACTGAATCTGATCTCCAGCAGCTGAAGCCCCTCCTCGCTAAACAGCACGATAACTATCGCGAGATGCTGCAGGAGCCGATTGATAATTCTATCTCTGCGACTGTGGAAAACGAACTGTACTACAACGATCCCGAGCCATTTATGATTCAGCTTGATTTTGAGCGCCGACCAGAAACCTGCCGTGTGATCGTGTCTGATGCCGGTTGTGGGATGTCTCGAGAAGTCATCCGCGATTATGTATTTAGCACCGGCGATACGAACTACTCGGATGGCATTCTCAACAATATCGGCGCTGGGTTGAAAGCTAGTATTTGTTGGTGTGAGGAATCACTGAGCAGTGCACAAGGACCCTCCGGATATGATAACCGGTTCCATGTGCTTTCCCGAGAACCAGATGAAGACCAGTATCAACGGGTCGATGGTCCTGTCGAACGTGGGATTGAGGTTTACAATTCAGATGATACTGAGCTTTGGGAGGAGGGAGCCGATGAGTTACCCCAGACAGAGCACGGGACACGAGTCCATTTGACCTGTGCTGTGCAGGACTTCAATGAAGGAGTTGCACCAAGAGCTACTAATCTCGAGACGAAGATACGATATCTACAAGAGGAACTCGGGGTTCGTTTCCAGCATCTTCTCAATGCTCATGAGGATAACTCGATTATCATTACGTACCGCGACATTGAAGACGGAGATATCGTAGACGAGGATACACTCGAGGTCACACCCATTGAGCCTCGTTTCAAAGCGAAACCTTCAGACACTGATGTTGGCGAGATCACAGATTATAATTCGTTTGAGGATTTTGGGGAAGCGGTAGCTGGCATCTCCACGGAAGATATTGGATCAGAACAGTACGGTTGGCATACAACCACAATCTCGTTCGACAACACCGGAGAAACTTTCTATGTCTCATATGAGTACGGTGAACTTGACTTGGACGCGATGTTTGAGGAAACAAATGCCGAAGGACGGAATTTGAAAATCACCTCTCCAAGCACCAAGGGGTTCCGTTGGCGATATAAGCGTAATCAGGAAGGTACAGGGATCGATGTATACGGAAACGGCCGGATACTCAACTCGGCAGAGTGGCCTTTTGATCTCACATACAATAACCAGTATAACGGGTACTGTGGTATGTTGCGGGTTATTCCTGCAGACCCAGAACAGTACGAGCTTCCAACGACCAACGACAAAACTGGGGTTGAGAAGAGTTCAGACCTTTGGCAGGAGCTCTCCGAGTGGCTGAATGACTCCAAACGAACTCCAGTTGCTACCTACGAGGAAGGCGGAAGCGGTAGTGGCGGCGGTAGTGGCGGAAGCGGTACCAGCGGCAGTAGTGGCGGAAGCGGTGGTGGCGGCGGTAGTGGCGGAAGCGGTACCAGCGGCAGTAGTGGCGGAAGCGGTGGTGGCGGCGGTAGTGGCGGAAGCGGTGGTGGCGGCGGTAGTGGCGGAAGCGGTGGTGGCGGCGGTAGTGGCGGAAGCGGTACCAGCGGCAGTAGTGGCGGAAGCGGTGGTGGCGGCGGTAGTGGCGGAAGCGGTACCAGCGGCAGTAGTGGCGGAAGCGGTGGTGGCGGCGGTAGTGGCGGAAGCGGTGGTGGCGGCGGTAGTGGCGGAAGCGGTGATAGCGGCAGTAGTAGCGGCGGTGATACTGATAACCGAATTCAGACTGTGATCAGCAAAGTTAGAGACGGAGGCGGGGAAAACATCCAACGCAATAGTGAGGTTGAAGAAGTAATAATCGACCTCATTTCACAGCATCCAGGAGCGGGCGATGTACTCCACATCGTCGTTGACGGTAATGCAACTCCAGAAGATATCTATCGGGCAATGCTTTACCAAGACCACTACAAGCGAACCTCCGATGATTATGAAGGCACAGTGATTTGGGCGACCGATGCGTCAGAAATTGCCCAGAGAGATATTGAATCTGTCAAGAGTCGTAATGACGAGCACGGAGATCCGTATTCTATCCAACTTAATATCGACTAA
- a CDS encoding AAA family ATPase, producing the protein MPGGVESQDETILEAVNFVDSESPTYEALVSWILEQGEMTSEESAERRISFLKQADLLSQNVEQMRVGSNGYQLLDAGDKQQALYTILDDEYLGISTLLKLVDDYDTKEQLHQALIENLDQDVDWRELHQTNHRLNYLRSIGYVDLHEDDTYAPTPAGRARLSETDTPDSQYSEPPTPTELMSSIRDDSGTTPDFYWVNHDNTGHSSTNYIRPRLDTDTGVSPRDIGPSDIIFRYEDGEVIGYSTLREPGTITTESGTEYYRTPVFFREFSASVPLSSVIGALTSSEHLSEAVLEDPSYPFTETGLRNISLGVLPSGAAKTIFEMGGELDRYADVDVELELSASQLPEKDDFDLHFPEEPFDAMMEEIEEALLNDQHLILIGPPGSGKTKLAQTIAGEVNNRDGYALVTATADWSTFDTVGGYQPDREAQLDFIPGVFLSRFQRSDAAPANEWLIVDEINRANIDKAFGSFFSALSGDDVTTAFKSSDGNEIEILGSGDADQIIRPSRYYIPKTWRLIATMNTHDKMSLYDMSYAFMRRFAFIHVGAPDAGEISTDLIKEYVSEWSQLSVSEKGSGDAENEYGEEQGLVIHEDGLDDIASFWETLQPHRTIGPAIIRNLSLALARQGPDTADLTGPLKMYVLPQLEDLPENTQIDAINALLNNDEIPLARERFRRFASDYFGIDRERFTTG; encoded by the coding sequence ATGCCCGGTGGTGTAGAAAGCCAGGACGAGACTATTTTGGAAGCTGTAAATTTCGTGGACTCTGAGTCTCCTACATATGAGGCCCTTGTCAGCTGGATCCTCGAACAGGGGGAGATGACCAGTGAGGAATCCGCAGAGCGCCGGATTTCTTTTCTTAAACAGGCGGATCTTCTCTCACAGAATGTTGAACAGATGCGGGTCGGTAGTAATGGATACCAACTTCTCGATGCCGGTGACAAACAACAAGCACTCTACACTATTCTGGATGATGAATATCTTGGTATATCAACACTCCTGAAACTAGTCGATGACTATGACACAAAAGAACAACTTCATCAGGCACTTATTGAGAACCTCGATCAAGATGTCGATTGGAGAGAACTTCATCAAACCAACCACCGGCTCAATTATCTCCGAAGTATAGGGTATGTCGACCTCCATGAGGACGACACTTATGCGCCTACACCCGCCGGCCGTGCCCGACTAAGCGAGACGGATACGCCTGACTCCCAGTATAGTGAACCACCAACACCGACGGAATTGATGTCTTCGATACGGGATGATTCTGGCACGACGCCGGATTTCTACTGGGTGAACCATGACAATACAGGCCACAGCTCTACTAATTATATTCGGCCACGTCTCGATACCGATACTGGTGTCTCTCCCCGTGACATAGGACCCTCAGATATCATCTTTCGGTATGAGGATGGCGAAGTGATCGGATATTCTACGCTTCGTGAACCAGGTACAATCACGACCGAGTCGGGAACAGAGTACTATCGGACTCCTGTATTTTTCCGAGAATTTTCAGCGTCAGTTCCTCTGTCTTCGGTTATTGGAGCCTTGACATCGTCAGAGCATCTATCGGAGGCGGTACTTGAGGATCCTTCATATCCTTTTACAGAAACTGGTCTCCGAAATATCTCGCTCGGCGTGCTGCCATCGGGGGCGGCGAAAACTATCTTCGAGATGGGAGGTGAACTTGACCGGTATGCTGACGTAGATGTTGAACTTGAGCTTTCAGCTTCTCAATTGCCCGAAAAAGACGATTTCGACCTGCACTTCCCCGAAGAACCCTTCGATGCGATGATGGAGGAGATTGAGGAAGCACTGCTGAACGATCAACACCTTATTTTGATCGGCCCGCCCGGTTCAGGGAAGACGAAATTAGCGCAAACCATTGCTGGTGAAGTGAATAATCGTGATGGGTACGCTTTGGTGACGGCCACAGCAGATTGGTCGACCTTCGATACTGTAGGCGGGTACCAACCAGATAGAGAGGCACAGCTCGATTTTATCCCTGGAGTTTTTCTCTCCCGATTTCAACGATCAGATGCGGCCCCTGCAAACGAATGGCTAATTGTCGACGAGATTAACCGCGCGAATATTGATAAAGCGTTTGGCAGCTTTTTTTCCGCCCTCTCTGGTGACGATGTTACCACCGCGTTCAAATCTAGCGACGGCAACGAAATCGAGATACTCGGGAGTGGCGATGCCGACCAGATAATCCGCCCGAGTCGCTACTACATCCCGAAAACGTGGCGTCTCATTGCGACGATGAACACACATGACAAGATGTCGTTATACGATATGAGCTACGCGTTCATGCGCCGCTTTGCGTTCATCCACGTCGGTGCCCCAGACGCAGGAGAAATCAGCACAGATCTTATTAAAGAATATGTCTCAGAGTGGTCTCAACTATCGGTTAGTGAAAAGGGTTCTGGCGACGCCGAAAACGAATATGGGGAAGAACAAGGATTAGTAATACATGAAGATGGATTGGATGATATCGCCTCGTTCTGGGAAACGTTGCAGCCACATCGAACTATTGGCCCGGCGATTATCCGGAACCTCAGCCTAGCTCTCGCACGTCAGGGCCCCGATACTGCCGATTTGACCGGACCACTGAAAATGTACGTTCTTCCGCAATTGGAGGATCTCCCGGAGAATACGCAGATAGACGCGATTAATGCATTATTGAATAATGATGAAATTCCGCTTGCACGGGAACGATTCAGGCGTTTTGCCAGCGACTACTTTGGTATCGATAGAGAACGATTCACTACTGGGTAA
- a CDS encoding ribonuclease H-like domain-containing protein, with product MAALELIAFDIETTGFAVADTVTVAGFALPVGVRVFCQTGGRSPSSDDVEMAVRERVDCHVQVSLHATERALLEALGTFVTERFADDDVLLAAFNGETWQAGFDLPFLRTRLARTGVEWPFQDLPYTDLLPVLTQRFNTMMDDESEARRDLAGVYATLCDGAVGAMDPFDDSQEAVTAFENGHFGDLVTHNVADVQRTRQLGLVAERYCSKSDFQLKSLTPTVDSKG from the coding sequence ATGGCGGCGTTAGAGTTGATCGCGTTTGATATCGAGACGACTGGCTTCGCGGTTGCTGATACGGTGACCGTTGCCGGGTTCGCGCTGCCGGTCGGCGTTCGTGTGTTCTGCCAGACGGGTGGCCGGTCACCGTCGAGTGACGATGTCGAGATGGCGGTGCGGGAACGAGTAGACTGTCACGTTCAGGTGTCGCTGCACGCGACGGAACGGGCGTTGCTGGAGGCGCTCGGGACGTTCGTGACCGAGCGGTTCGCCGATGATGACGTGCTACTGGCGGCGTTTAACGGTGAGACCTGGCAGGCGGGGTTTGACCTCCCGTTCCTCCGGACGCGACTCGCGCGAACAGGTGTCGAGTGGCCGTTTCAGGACCTACCGTACACGGATTTGCTGCCGGTCCTGACACAGCGGTTCAACACGATGATGGACGACGAGTCGGAGGCCCGTCGGGACCTCGCCGGCGTGTACGCAACGCTGTGCGACGGGGCAGTTGGGGCGATGGATCCGTTCGATGACAGTCAGGAGGCGGTCACGGCCTTCGAAAACGGACACTTCGGTGATCTCGTCACGCACAACGTGGCGGACGTGCAGCGAACGCGGCAGTTGGGGCTGGTCGCCGAACGGTACTGCAGCAAATCGGATTTCCAGTTGAAGTCACTGACGCCGACGGTGGACAGCAAGGGCTGA